A single region of the Mechercharimyces sp. CAU 1602 genome encodes:
- a CDS encoding sulfotransferase domain-containing protein: MRNIQLPKVLILSLPKSGTNLLMQVIQGIPTLTYRNGNDSLTLNQLYSMKPGDIWSGHNDYTKAFHRKLIECNVKVIYISRDPRDVAVSYTHFLEKIHTTPPLAKYLRLLPTHQERLLTVIRGVRPAPEMVKESGLTLRRNIIEVSKPSYLWIEQPGICAVTFEEMMESKERQYKTVERIAVHLFPELRDNHLLRKNLVRQMINNINPKKSWSFRSGRIGDWKSEFKPVHKSAFKQIGGGNLLMKLGYEKDLYW, translated from the coding sequence GTGAGAAATATCCAGTTACCGAAAGTATTGATACTATCGTTACCGAAAAGTGGAACCAATCTATTGATGCAAGTGATTCAAGGCATTCCTACACTTACTTATCGCAATGGGAATGATTCTTTAACTTTAAATCAATTATATTCTATGAAACCAGGAGATATTTGGTCTGGGCATAATGATTATACAAAGGCTTTTCATCGTAAGTTAATAGAATGTAATGTGAAAGTGATCTACATTAGCCGCGATCCGCGGGATGTAGCCGTTTCGTATACACATTTCCTTGAAAAAATACACACGACTCCTCCGCTAGCAAAATATTTAAGGTTATTACCTACGCATCAAGAGCGATTACTCACTGTTATTAGAGGGGTACGTCCAGCTCCAGAGATGGTTAAAGAGTCAGGTTTAACTCTAAGGAGAAATATTATTGAAGTATCTAAGCCATCATACCTGTGGATAGAGCAACCAGGGATATGTGCAGTTACATTTGAAGAGATGATGGAAAGTAAAGAGAGGCAGTATAAAACGGTAGAGAGGATTGCCGTGCATCTCTTTCCTGAACTGAGAGATAATCATTTACTTCGGAAAAATTTAGTGAGGCAAATGATTAACAATATAAATCCTAAGAAATCATGGAGCTTTCGCTCAGGCAGAATAGGTGATTGGAAAAGTGAATTTAAACCCGTTCATAAGAGTGCTTTTAAACAGATAGGTGGTGGTAATCTTCTAATGAAATTAGGCTATGAGAAGGACTTGTACTGGTGA
- the spoVAE gene encoding stage V sporulation protein AE, producing the protein MIYLWAFIVGGLICVIGQLMMDGLRLTPAHTVSTLVVIGAILDGLGLYEPLINFAGAGATVPITSFGNALVHGAMTEAAQSGLIGVVTGIFQITSGGISSAIIFGFIAALLFRSKG; encoded by the coding sequence ATGATTTACTTATGGGCATTTATTGTAGGCGGACTCATTTGTGTCATCGGTCAACTGATGATGGACGGTCTTCGCCTAACTCCTGCCCATACGGTTAGTACCTTAGTTGTTATCGGGGCCATTTTAGATGGATTAGGCTTATACGAACCCTTAATTAACTTTGCTGGTGCAGGTGCCACCGTACCTATTACCAGCTTTGGTAACGCTCTCGTTCATGGGGCGATGACTGAAGCCGCCCAATCTGGATTGATCGGCGTGGTAACTGGGATCTTCCAAATTACAAGTGGCGGCATCTCTTCCGCTATCATTTTTGGTTTTATTGCCGCTCTCCTCTTTCGTTCCAAAGGATAG
- the spoVAD gene encoding stage V sporulation protein AD, whose translation MITGRTWIFNNKPSIASSAVVGGPFEAQGPLADDFDILNDDLWLGEDSYEKAEKKMVEQACDRALAKAELSKEEVQFFLAGDLMNQIISSSFAARTLATPYLGIFGACSTSMEGLALASLIVDAGFANTVMAATSSHNATAEKQYRYPTEYGSQKPPTAQWTVTGSGAVIVTDKKHDICVTTATIGKIIDMGIQDPFNMGAAMAPAAVDTIEAHFHDLSLTPDAYDLVLTGDLGKVGHRTATDLLEKKGLVFPKGRFGDCGLMIYSKDQPVFSGASGCASSACVTYGHILRQLRKGALHKVLIIATGALLSPISYQQKESIPCVAHAVSIEKRGGKTS comes from the coding sequence ATGATAACTGGGAGAACATGGATCTTTAACAATAAACCCTCGATAGCTTCTTCAGCAGTCGTAGGAGGCCCTTTTGAAGCGCAAGGCCCCCTCGCTGATGATTTCGATATTTTGAACGATGATCTATGGTTAGGTGAGGATAGCTATGAAAAAGCAGAGAAGAAGATGGTAGAACAAGCATGTGACCGCGCTTTAGCAAAAGCAGAGCTATCAAAAGAAGAAGTCCAGTTCTTTCTCGCTGGTGATTTGATGAATCAAATCATTAGCAGTAGCTTTGCCGCACGTACACTTGCCACCCCTTATCTCGGGATTTTCGGTGCATGTTCCACTTCCATGGAAGGTCTAGCGTTGGCCTCACTCATTGTGGATGCTGGCTTTGCTAACACTGTGATGGCAGCCACCTCCAGTCATAATGCCACCGCAGAAAAACAATATCGTTACCCCACCGAATACGGATCGCAAAAACCGCCCACTGCCCAATGGACAGTGACCGGTTCTGGAGCAGTCATCGTGACAGATAAGAAGCATGATATATGTGTAACCACTGCCACTATTGGTAAAATCATCGATATGGGAATCCAGGATCCCTTTAATATGGGTGCTGCGATGGCCCCTGCTGCAGTGGACACAATCGAAGCACACTTCCACGATTTATCACTAACACCTGATGCTTATGACCTCGTTCTAACCGGAGATTTAGGCAAAGTAGGTCATCGAACAGCTACCGATCTATTAGAAAAAAAAGGGCTTGTCTTTCCCAAAGGACGGTTTGGAGATTGTGGGCTGATGATATACAGCAAAGATCAACCCGTATTCTCTGGAGCAAGCGGCTGTGCTAGTTCAGCCTGTGTTACATACGGCCATATCTTACGACAGTTACGAAAAGGTGCACTTCACAAAGTGCTTATCATTGCAACCGGAGCACTTCTTTCTCCCATCAGTTACCAACAAAAAGAGAGCATTCCGTGCGTAGCGCATGCTGTCAGTATTGAAAAAAGAGGAGGCAAGACATCATGA
- the spoVAC gene encoding stage V sporulation protein AC, translating to MSNKKKSKLTPEQQKYKEFVSQREPKRPIFINCLKAFFVGGTICLIGQGISAFYMAFFDFNEATVGDPTVATLIFLSALFTGLGVYDHLGQWAGAGSAIPVTGFANSVASAAIEHRSEGLVLGVGGNMFKLAGSVIVFGVFAAFIIAIIKILLQGLGGMA from the coding sequence TTGTCTAATAAAAAGAAGAGCAAACTTACCCCTGAACAACAAAAGTATAAAGAATTTGTCAGTCAACGAGAACCTAAACGCCCCATCTTTATCAATTGTCTAAAAGCCTTTTTTGTAGGTGGAACTATCTGTCTGATTGGACAAGGTATATCCGCATTCTACATGGCCTTTTTTGATTTCAATGAAGCTACTGTGGGAGATCCAACTGTCGCCACACTTATATTCTTATCTGCTCTCTTTACTGGGTTGGGAGTATACGATCATCTAGGACAATGGGCAGGTGCAGGCAGTGCCATTCCTGTAACGGGTTTTGCAAACTCTGTCGCTTCAGCAGCGATCGAACACCGCTCAGAAGGACTCGTCTTAGGAGTAGGAGGCAATATGTTTAAGTTGGCCGGTTCTGTCATAGTGTTTGGTGTCTTTGCGGCCTTTATTATCGCTATTATAAAGATATTATTACAAGGTTTGGGGGGAATGGCATGA
- a CDS encoding sulfotransferase domain-containing protein, with product MEMRNTQLPKVLVLSLPKSGTNLLIQLLRGIPSLTYRGGRDVFTLQQLELIKPGDICWAHNRYSVAFHRKLLDSNIKVVYISRDLRDVAVSFTHFLEKVHTKPAFAQYLSLIPTHEERLLTVIKGVRPAKVLAEKTGLTKQPNLIDQSIPSYRWREQKGICAVTFEELMKSERKRNRTVKKIASYLFPELIMNPVRRKNRVHQMIRNIDPQKSQTFRSGNIGDWKKEFHAVHKDTFKKLGGGALLVQHGYEKDNRW from the coding sequence ATGGAGATGAGAAATACTCAGTTACCAAAAGTGTTAGTGCTATCACTTCCGAAAAGTGGAACCAATTTATTGATACAGTTACTGCGTGGAATTCCCAGTCTAACGTATCGTGGTGGAAGAGATGTCTTTACATTGCAACAGTTAGAATTGATCAAACCAGGAGATATATGTTGGGCGCATAATCGTTATAGTGTGGCTTTTCATCGTAAGTTATTAGATTCTAATATTAAGGTTGTCTATATTAGTCGCGACCTTCGTGACGTAGCGGTTTCTTTTACTCATTTCCTAGAAAAAGTCCATACCAAGCCAGCATTTGCTCAATATTTAAGTTTGATTCCTACTCACGAAGAACGATTACTCACCGTGATTAAGGGAGTGCGTCCTGCCAAAGTTCTCGCAGAGAAGACGGGCTTAACAAAACAACCTAATTTGATCGACCAGTCGATACCTTCGTATCGTTGGAGAGAACAGAAGGGAATATGTGCGGTTACATTTGAAGAATTAATGAAGAGTGAGAGGAAAAGAAACCGTACAGTCAAGAAAATTGCCTCGTATCTCTTTCCTGAGCTGATAATGAATCCCGTAAGGCGGAAAAATCGAGTACATCAAATGATTAGAAATATTGATCCTCAGAAATCACAAACTTTTCGTTCAGGTAATATTGGTGACTGGAAGAAGGAGTTTCATGCTGTTCATAAGGATACTTTTAAGAAATTAGGAGGAGGAGCTTTACTTGTTCAACATGGGTATGAGAAGGATAATAGATGGTAG
- a CDS encoding sulfotransferase domain-containing protein, with protein sequence MGVIHGNRSLPKIVVLSVPKSGTNLLTQIIRGIPQMRYRNEPVDSVADLRLLSAGEIGWSHAAYSRSYHRALRRHKIKTVFISRDPRDVAVSFTYFILNKHHEHRLYPYLRQLPSFNHQLLAVIKGVNFTSIGQQKRFGIRSHPNIIAQITNRYRWRLCPYVCNITYEDLMRNKRTRSQALHRITNYLWPDIQNLGIQSMDDMVLRMADHIDPNTSYTFRSGRIGEWRQKFNRKHRQAFKQIDKQNLLIKLGYEQDHRW encoded by the coding sequence ATGGGTGTCATACATGGAAATCGATCACTACCAAAAATCGTCGTGTTATCAGTTCCGAAAAGTGGGACGAACTTACTTACACAGATTATAAGAGGCATTCCTCAGATGCGCTATCGCAATGAACCAGTCGATAGTGTAGCTGATCTACGGTTATTGTCAGCAGGGGAGATAGGTTGGAGCCATGCTGCATATAGTCGTTCATACCATCGAGCGTTACGAAGACACAAGATTAAAACGGTGTTTATCAGTCGGGATCCGCGTGATGTAGCCGTCTCATTTACCTACTTTATATTAAATAAGCATCATGAACATCGCCTTTATCCTTACCTACGGCAATTGCCGTCATTTAATCATCAATTACTTGCCGTTATTAAGGGAGTGAACTTCACCTCCATTGGCCAACAAAAACGGTTTGGAATTAGATCACACCCAAATATCATTGCTCAAATCACAAATCGATATCGGTGGCGATTATGTCCGTATGTTTGTAACATAACGTATGAAGACTTGATGCGAAATAAACGAACAAGATCACAAGCGTTACATCGGATTACAAATTATCTATGGCCAGATATACAAAATCTTGGTATTCAATCGATGGATGACATGGTTTTGAGAATGGCCGATCATATCGATCCAAACACCTCTTACACTTTTCGTTCAGGGAGAATCGGTGAATGGAGGCAAAAATTTAATCGTAAACACAGACAAGCGTTTAAACAAATCGACAAACAAAACCTGCTTATAAAGTTAGGGTACGAACAAGATCATCGTTGGTGA
- a CDS encoding YlaN family protein: MSTPIQADANANALHLLYEDAQKIEQLIAVQLDNLTLPKCPLYEEVLDTQMFGLSREIDFAVRAGLITREQGREIMNDLEKKLAQLFSLMFPKDQEANING; this comes from the coding sequence ATGTCAACTCCTATACAAGCGGATGCTAATGCGAATGCCTTGCATTTGCTTTATGAAGATGCACAAAAGATTGAACAATTGATCGCAGTTCAATTGGACAATTTAACATTACCAAAATGTCCTTTGTATGAGGAAGTATTGGATACACAAATGTTTGGATTATCTCGGGAGATTGACTTCGCTGTTCGGGCGGGGTTAATTACGAGGGAACAAGGACGAGAGATTATGAATGATCTCGAAAAGAAGCTGGCTCAGCTCTTTTCTTTGATGTTTCCGAAAGACCAAGAAGCTAATATAAATGGTTAG
- the cax gene encoding calcium/proton exchanger: MKKLFYPILIILTAVSAAFHFFAVAESLQFIMSSLALLGWAALMGKATESVAHHSGERLGGFLNATFGNAAELIIAIFLVKEGLFDMVKASITGSIIGNLLLVLGLSIFFGGLKFKIQRFNPMLAGHNASLMLMSVIALFIPAAFLSGLAHEEIQFLSFIISGLLILCYFLWLLFSMVTHREELGDAIDGVANPEQTETIPWSKRFSIFLLVLSTVFVALQSEWLVGSIEGVAEALGWSELFIGAFLIAIIGNAAEHSAAIFLAMKNRMGAAVEIAIGSSLQVALFVAPVLVFVSLFMGEPMNLVFTQYEVIAIAVAAFIAKSISRDGSTNWFEGVLLLIVYMIIGTAFFVL; this comes from the coding sequence ATGAAAAAGTTGTTTTATCCTATTTTGATTATACTTACAGCGGTTAGTGCCGCTTTTCATTTCTTTGCAGTTGCAGAATCTCTTCAATTTATCATGTCTAGCCTCGCTCTTCTCGGGTGGGCAGCCTTAATGGGAAAGGCAACTGAATCCGTCGCTCACCACTCTGGTGAACGATTAGGTGGCTTCCTCAATGCCACCTTTGGCAATGCTGCCGAGCTAATTATTGCCATCTTCTTGGTAAAAGAAGGGCTGTTCGATATGGTGAAAGCAAGTATCACTGGCTCAATTATTGGTAATCTGCTCCTCGTACTGGGACTTAGCATCTTCTTTGGTGGGCTCAAGTTTAAAATTCAACGCTTTAATCCCATGCTAGCAGGACATAATGCATCTTTAATGCTGATGTCTGTCATAGCTCTCTTCATCCCAGCGGCGTTCCTATCTGGTCTAGCCCATGAAGAGATACAATTCCTCAGCTTTATTATTTCTGGGTTACTGATCCTCTGTTATTTCTTATGGCTCCTCTTTTCCATGGTGACACATCGCGAAGAATTAGGTGATGCCATCGACGGAGTCGCTAATCCAGAACAGACGGAAACCATACCATGGTCAAAGCGCTTCTCCATCTTTTTACTCGTACTCTCTACTGTCTTTGTTGCTCTCCAAAGTGAGTGGTTAGTCGGAAGTATAGAGGGCGTTGCAGAAGCACTCGGATGGTCTGAGCTCTTTATCGGTGCTTTTTTAATTGCTATTATCGGTAATGCCGCTGAGCATAGCGCTGCTATTTTCCTAGCGATGAAAAATCGCATGGGGGCTGCCGTAGAGATCGCCATCGGAAGTAGTTTACAAGTAGCACTCTTTGTTGCGCCCGTACTCGTTTTTGTCAGTCTCTTCATGGGTGAACCGATGAACTTAGTATTTACACAATATGAGGTGATCGCCATTGCTGTCGCTGCATTTATCGCCAAGTCAATCTCACGTGACGGCTCCACCAACTGGTTCGAAGGCGTCTTATTGCTCATTGTGTACATGATTATCGGCACAGCATTTTTCGTACTCTAA
- a CDS encoding M20 family metallopeptidase, which yields MSTIQERVAHYYPQMVAWRREFHQFPERSFYEIRTAQRVAEELSALGLQVRTQVGGRGVIASVQGKEDGPTIALRADMDALPIREGTEVSYRSQVDGLMHACGHDGHMAIMLATASILTEMKEELSGRVIFLFQHAEELIPGGAKQMIEDGALEGVDEVYGLHLWTPLPTGRIGYRTGAMMAAADSFQIDIKGKGGHGGLPHECVDAIAIASHLVVNLQSIISRQVDPLQSGVISVGQIAGGGAFNVIAESCRLSGTVRTFDEKLRRWIHQRIEQVVKKTCQMYGAEGKLEYEWGYPAVINHDEAVVRMARVGTQLFGEEAVEQMMPVMAAEDFSYYLQERKGAFVLVGAGNKEIACHYPHHHPCFNFDEEAMKVGAALLVQTALSAMQESPMKKAVREG from the coding sequence ATGAGCACGATTCAAGAGCGAGTAGCCCATTATTATCCGCAGATGGTTGCTTGGCGGAGGGAGTTTCATCAATTTCCGGAGCGTTCCTTTTATGAGATACGGACTGCGCAAAGAGTAGCTGAAGAGTTAAGTGCATTGGGGTTGCAAGTGCGAACCCAGGTAGGAGGAAGAGGGGTTATTGCTAGTGTGCAAGGGAAAGAAGATGGTCCTACGATTGCACTACGAGCCGATATGGATGCCCTCCCTATTCGAGAAGGGACGGAGGTATCGTATCGCTCGCAGGTGGATGGTTTGATGCACGCTTGTGGGCATGATGGACATATGGCAATCATGTTAGCAACCGCTTCTATCCTTACAGAGATGAAAGAGGAGTTGAGTGGTCGTGTCATCTTCCTCTTTCAACATGCAGAAGAGTTGATTCCTGGCGGAGCCAAGCAAATGATTGAAGATGGTGCTTTGGAAGGAGTAGATGAGGTATATGGTCTACACTTGTGGACTCCTCTACCTACAGGACGAATAGGTTACCGAACGGGGGCGATGATGGCAGCTGCAGACTCATTTCAAATTGATATTAAGGGGAAGGGTGGACACGGAGGTTTACCGCATGAATGTGTGGATGCGATTGCGATCGCTTCCCATCTGGTTGTTAATTTACAATCCATAATATCAAGGCAAGTGGATCCTCTTCAATCTGGAGTCATATCAGTGGGACAGATTGCGGGGGGAGGTGCCTTTAATGTGATAGCGGAATCATGTCGTCTATCGGGTACGGTGCGCACATTTGATGAGAAGTTACGGCGTTGGATCCATCAACGTATCGAACAAGTGGTAAAAAAGACTTGTCAGATGTATGGGGCTGAAGGGAAGCTGGAATATGAATGGGGCTACCCTGCAGTCATCAATCACGACGAAGCTGTCGTACGTATGGCTCGTGTAGGAACACAATTATTTGGTGAAGAAGCGGTTGAACAAATGATGCCTGTAATGGCAGCAGAAGATTTTTCTTATTACCTGCAAGAACGAAAAGGAGCATTCGTTCTTGTCGGTGCGGGTAACAAAGAGATAGCGTGTCATTATCCTCATCATCACCCTTGTTTTAACTTTGATGAAGAGGCGATGAAAGTGGGAGCAGCATTATTGGTACAGACCGCTCTTTCAGCTATGCAGGAATCCCCAATGAAGAAGGCAGTGCGAGAAGGGTAA
- a CDS encoding Asp23/Gls24 family envelope stress response protein, which yields MAEQHGAIRIADDVVAVIASLAAEQTKGVSNMSGGLTEGWTKRVSGKNVTRGVTVEVGEVEAAIDLRVIVDYGVKIHEVARLLQANVQEAVETMTGLHVVEINVKVEGIGFSEEKVEDIERVK from the coding sequence ATGGCAGAACAGCATGGGGCAATCCGCATTGCAGATGACGTGGTCGCTGTAATTGCAAGCTTAGCCGCCGAACAAACCAAGGGCGTTTCCAATATGTCCGGAGGATTGACAGAAGGATGGACGAAGCGTGTGAGCGGAAAAAACGTGACACGCGGTGTAACAGTGGAAGTCGGTGAAGTGGAAGCGGCCATTGACTTGCGAGTGATTGTTGATTATGGAGTTAAGATTCATGAGGTAGCTCGTCTTTTACAAGCCAATGTGCAAGAAGCGGTGGAGACGATGACGGGGCTACATGTCGTGGAGATTAACGTAAAAGTAGAAGGTATTGGCTTTAGTGAAGAGAAGGTAGAAGATATTGAACGGGTGAAGTAA
- a CDS encoding glycosyltransferase family 4 protein, whose protein sequence is MRVVIPVAALHTGGGCKVLVELANALQSKGHETIIVIPKKAPIDYPIHCELYKVPALDKEYIPFGDIVLPNFYTTFIPAYAAWPQQCVRWSLGFEPLWVSNKELARWTYQQGIPIISISHWLARKIKNISKDPVYTVNLGVDRKQFYPAHPYKKTRKIGSRTILYIARDPKAGYALKGFDDFVKALKILKKIYPHPFHVNMICTEGLLSLPKGISYQTFKPKGVAGMVRLYRNADLFVSTSWFEGFSIPPLEAMSCGTPVITTNSGGILDFCHHLKNAYVAEGKNPRAIAMGIKFMLERPALMRTFITEGLQTANTLTQPIFENNMVGMLESIYNRKDT, encoded by the coding sequence GTGAGAGTTGTCATCCCTGTCGCAGCCTTGCACACTGGAGGTGGTTGTAAGGTTCTCGTTGAATTAGCCAATGCACTCCAATCTAAGGGGCATGAAACGATTATTGTCATACCTAAAAAAGCCCCCATTGATTACCCCATTCATTGCGAACTGTATAAAGTGCCTGCCTTGGATAAGGAATATATTCCGTTTGGTGATATTGTCCTGCCCAACTTTTATACCACTTTCATTCCAGCATACGCAGCATGGCCACAGCAATGTGTGCGCTGGAGTCTTGGGTTCGAACCACTATGGGTATCGAATAAAGAACTTGCGAGGTGGACTTATCAACAAGGTATTCCTATCATCAGCATTTCTCATTGGCTAGCCAGAAAAATCAAAAACATAAGTAAAGATCCAGTATACACCGTCAATCTAGGTGTAGATCGAAAGCAATTTTACCCTGCTCATCCATATAAAAAAACCCGCAAGATTGGATCACGCACAATTCTCTACATTGCACGTGATCCCAAAGCAGGCTATGCATTAAAGGGTTTCGATGACTTCGTAAAGGCACTAAAAATACTAAAAAAGATTTATCCTCACCCGTTCCATGTAAACATGATATGTACAGAAGGTCTCCTCTCTCTCCCAAAAGGTATTTCATATCAGACTTTCAAACCTAAAGGGGTAGCGGGAATGGTGCGTCTATATAGAAATGCAGACCTTTTTGTCTCAACATCATGGTTTGAAGGTTTTTCTATTCCTCCTTTGGAAGCAATGTCGTGTGGTACTCCTGTTATCACAACAAATTCAGGAGGAATACTAGACTTCTGTCATCATCTGAAGAATGCTTATGTTGCTGAAGGTAAAAACCCACGTGCAATTGCTATGGGAATAAAATTTATGCTGGAACGTCCTGCTCTTATGCGTACATTCATCACAGAAGGATTACAAACTGCTAATACCCTCACCCAGCCTATATTCGAAAACAACATGGTAGGCATGCTGGAATCCATATATAACAGAAAAGATACCTAA
- the glsA gene encoding glutaminase A, producing the protein MEEMERYLHRLITRHRSATKEGKPAQYIPELARQNPDALAITAVTTEGRTYGAGECPGYFTLQSIAKVITLIVALMDRGEEAIFHQVGMEPTGDPFDSLYKMELTAGEKLRKPLNPMINAGAMVVCSLVRGNTLDERIQRIIHVIKEMSGNPEVHIDWSVYESERETADRNRALAYILKEYHMIQRVEETLELYFQQSSISVRCEDLARIGLCLAQNGRNVDGKQVIPESVARIVKTFMVTCGMYDQSGEFAIRVGIPAKSGVSGSIVAAIPFRMGIGIIGPALNERGNSVAGLRILRDLSMEWNLSIF; encoded by the coding sequence ATGGAAGAGATGGAGCGATATTTACACCGATTGATCACACGACATCGATCAGCGACGAAAGAGGGAAAACCAGCTCAATATATTCCGGAACTAGCAAGGCAAAATCCGGATGCTTTAGCAATAACAGCTGTTACTACCGAGGGAAGGACGTATGGAGCAGGTGAATGCCCAGGTTATTTTACCTTGCAAAGTATTGCCAAGGTGATTACCTTGATCGTCGCTTTGATGGATCGCGGTGAAGAAGCGATTTTTCATCAAGTGGGGATGGAGCCTACAGGGGATCCATTTGATTCGCTCTATAAGATGGAATTGACGGCAGGAGAAAAGTTGCGTAAGCCTTTAAATCCGATGATTAATGCGGGCGCAATGGTGGTTTGTTCATTAGTGCGAGGAAATACTTTGGATGAGCGAATTCAGCGTATTATTCATGTGATAAAGGAAATGTCGGGAAACCCCGAGGTTCATATTGACTGGTCCGTGTACGAGTCCGAACGGGAAACAGCGGATCGCAACCGTGCATTAGCATATATTCTGAAGGAATATCATATGATTCAACGTGTGGAAGAGACGCTGGAATTGTATTTTCAACAAAGCTCTATCTCTGTTCGATGTGAGGATTTGGCTCGCATTGGATTGTGCCTCGCACAAAATGGACGTAATGTGGACGGTAAGCAAGTAATTCCGGAATCAGTAGCGCGGATTGTAAAGACGTTTATGGTTACTTGTGGGATGTATGACCAGTCAGGTGAATTTGCTATTCGTGTGGGTATCCCTGCAAAAAGTGGGGTATCGGGCTCAATTGTGGCGGCCATTCCTTTTCGGATGGGGATAGGCATTATTGGTCCAGCGCTTAATGAACGGGGTAACAGTGTGGCTGGATTGCGGATCTTACGCGACCTCTCAATGGAATGGAATCTAAGTATCTTTTAA
- a CDS encoding NYN domain-containing protein — protein sequence MESYKHIAVFIDLENIYYGLKKYHMDPDHPENQHNLFLRLQDYYGKESVRMIEAYADFEQLDISMMSLQRKRVHVHQVYGNGRGGEERKNASDIQLCLDAMEVLFKIPEVSTFVIVSADQDMVPLLDRLWSAGKRVELFCLYDESLSKSAQLPEFCDEAHNLFEFLNIPQFQNLSQLDRLVQNAVIQIYEWYQDPNNSGKSYGSTWIKKDFMRKFHLSETEANQLFAKLLRGRYLEPYEIEVDQNIYYGYKVNLDHPQVRLVVKIAGYKVG from the coding sequence ATGGAATCTTATAAGCATATCGCGGTGTTTATCGATTTAGAGAATATATATTATGGTCTCAAGAAATATCATATGGATCCCGATCACCCTGAAAATCAACATAATTTGTTCTTACGATTGCAGGATTATTATGGTAAAGAATCAGTCCGTATGATTGAGGCTTACGCAGACTTTGAGCAATTAGACATATCGATGATGAGTTTGCAACGCAAGCGTGTTCATGTTCATCAAGTGTACGGTAATGGTCGTGGGGGAGAAGAACGAAAGAATGCCTCCGATATACAACTTTGCCTAGATGCGATGGAGGTTTTATTTAAAATTCCAGAGGTGTCTACCTTCGTTATTGTAAGTGCGGATCAAGACATGGTTCCTTTACTGGATCGATTGTGGTCTGCAGGAAAGAGAGTAGAGCTATTTTGTCTCTATGATGAGAGTTTATCCAAGTCAGCTCAACTACCTGAATTCTGTGATGAAGCACATAACCTGTTCGAATTCTTAAATATTCCTCAATTCCAGAACCTCTCACAACTGGATCGCCTAGTACAAAATGCGGTGATTCAGATTTATGAATGGTACCAGGATCCTAACAATTCGGGGAAAAGCTATGGGAGTACATGGATCAAAAAAGATTTTATGCGTAAATTTCATCTATCAGAGACGGAAGCAAACCAGTTATTTGCTAAACTGCTACGAGGTAGGTATTTAGAACCGTATGAAATCGAAGTAGATCAAAATATTTATTATGGCTATAAAGTCAACTTGGATCACCCTCAAGTTAGATTAGTTGTTAAAATCGCTGGATATAAGGTAGGATGA
- a CDS encoding YugN-like family protein produces the protein MIIDDAGIKGIKKSFGELEHSMKSLGFARWSWDYSKAYYDLKLPDDETKVDYYLRIRADVVDGVLEKKNSTVKLHNPLFVRHFFPHGMDPEAEIPEKMQQTVEEAVSKVKEVLA, from the coding sequence ATGATCATCGACGATGCAGGTATTAAAGGCATAAAAAAATCCTTTGGAGAACTAGAACACTCCATGAAAAGCTTAGGGTTTGCACGCTGGTCCTGGGACTACAGCAAAGCATACTATGACCTCAAGCTTCCTGATGATGAAACAAAAGTAGACTACTACCTTCGGATCCGTGCTGATGTTGTAGACGGTGTCCTAGAAAAGAAGAACAGCACGGTTAAGCTTCACAATCCACTCTTTGTGCGCCATTTCTTCCCTCATGGGATGGATCCTGAGGCTGAAATCCCCGAGAAAATGCAACAAACCGTAGAAGAAGCCGTTAGCAAAGTGAAAGAAGTATTAGCTTAA